The Podarcis raffonei isolate rPodRaf1 chromosome 2, rPodRaf1.pri, whole genome shotgun sequence genome window below encodes:
- the LY6G6F gene encoding lymphocyte antigen 6 complex locus protein G6f: MSSQKHLPSKMDGAPRNFKVALAALAAIFLRLGGAELIYAEKGSSPELPCPGEHGEVSWYLQQSGPTLLFSKRGNGPVTRLPEAWDRLRVLQNYSLQFSNVTDSDHGRYWCSSVNYYDLVVTTGTKQMLESRLSDLVCYVLSCSVSSKELGNNVVSWWEGKKALQQGEKERDYSIFKGHRASQLHICLREGKETKERRLKCSFAEKQEIAFHLTGREQDSCGCCGWLPFPPGKVKGSLTPPCPESEGNGGTWIPLAVCVTLQSVIIFVLGLLLWRSCRQKHPAHLERLRKDVSKLDGTSQVYVNVRT, from the exons ATGTCCAGCCAGAAGCATCTCCCCTCCAAAATGGATGGCGCCCCTCGAAATTTCAAGGTGGCCCTTGCTGCTCTGGCTGCCATCTTCTTGCGGCTTGGCGGTGCTGAAT TGATATATGCAGAGAAAGGCTCTTCGCCGGAGCTGCCATGTCCTGGCGAACATGGGGAAGTATCCTGGTACCTTCAGCAAAGCGGACCCACCCTTCTCTTTTCCAAGCGGGGGAACGGCCCCGTGACTCGTCTCCCAGAGGCCTGGGATCGCCTCAGGGTGCTTCAAAATTACTCCCTTCAGTTTAGCAATGTGACGGACAGCGATCACGGCAGATACTGGTGCAGCTCAGTCAATTATTACGACCTGGTGGTCACCACAG GCACTAAGCAGATGCTGGAGAGCAGACTGTCTGATCTCGTGTGCTACGTCCTGAGCTGCTCTGTCTCGAGCAAGGAATTAGGCAATAACGTGGTGAGCTGGTGGGAAGGCAAGAAGGCTCTCCAGCAAGGCGAGAAGGAGAGAGACTACAGCATCTTCAAAGGTCACAGGGCATCTCAGCTCCACATTTGcttgagggaagggaaggagaccaAAGAGAGAAGACTGAAATGCAGCTTTGCTGAGAAGCAGGAGATCGCCTTCCATTTGACGGGGAGGGAACAGGATTCGTGCGGCTGCTGCGGTTGGCTGCCCTTTCCTCCAG GAAAAGTAAAAGGTTCCTTAACGCCTCCATGTCCAGAAAGTGAAGGAAATGGGGGCACCTGGATCCCGCTGGCAGTTTGTGTCACGCTGCAGTCTGTAATCATATTCGTCCTGGGATTGCTGCTATGGAGAAGCTGTCG CCAGAAGCATCCAGCCCACCTTGAGCGGCTCAGGAAAG